In Nomascus leucogenys isolate Asia chromosome 11, Asia_NLE_v1, whole genome shotgun sequence, the following proteins share a genomic window:
- the P2RY14 gene encoding P2Y purinoceptor 14 yields the protein MINSTSTQPPDESCSQNLLITQQIIPVLYCVVFIAGILLNGVSGWIFFYVPSSKSFIIYLKNIVIADFVMSLTFPFKILGDSGLGPWQLNVFVCRVSAVLFYVNMYVSIVFFGLISFDRYYKIVKPLWTSFIQSVSYSKLLSVIVWMLMLLLAVPNIILTNQSVREVTHIKCIELKSELGRKWHKASNYIFVGIFWIVFLLLIVFYTAITKKIFKSHLKSSRNSTSVKKKSSRNIFSIVFVFFVCFVPYHIARIPYTKSQTEAHYSCQSKEILLYMKEFTLLLSAANVCLDPIIYFFLCQPFREILCKKLHIPLKAQNDLDISRIKRGNTTLESTETL from the coding sequence ATGATCAATTCGACCTCCACACAGCCTCCAGATGAATCCTGCTCTCAGAACCTCCTGATCACTCAGCAGATCATTCCTGTGCTGTACTGTGTGGTCTTCATTGCGGGAATCCTACTCAATGGAGTGTCAGGATGGATATTCTTTTACGTGCCCAGCTCCAAGAGTTTCATCATCTATCTCAAGAACATTGTTATTGCTGACTTTGTGATGAGCCTGACTTTTCCTTTCAAGATCCTTGGTGACTCAGGCCTTGGTCCCTGGCAGCTGAACGTGTTTGTGTGCAGGGTCTCTGCCGTGCTCTTCTACGTCAACATGTATGTCAGCATTGTGTTCTTTGGGCTCATCAGCTTTGATAGATATTATAAAATTGTAAAGCCTCTTTGGACTTCTTTCATCCAGTCAGTGAGTTACAGCAAACTCCTATCAGTGATAGTATGGATGCTCATGCTCCTCCTTGCTGTTCCAAATATTATTCTGACCAACCAGAGTGTTAGGGAGGTTACACACATAAAATGTATAGAACTGAAAAGTGAACTGGGACGGAAGTGGCACAAAGCATCAAACTACATCTTCGTGGGCATCTTCTGGATTGTGTTTCTTTTGTTAATCGTTTTCTACACTGCTATCACAAAGAAAATCTTTAAGTCCCACCTTAAGTCCAGTCGGAATTCCACTTCAGTCAAAAAGAAATCTAGCCGCAACATATTCAGCATCGTGTTcgtattttttgtctgttttgtaccTTACCATATTGCCAGAATCCCCTACACAAAGAGTCAGACCGAAGCTCATTACAGCTGCCAGTCAAAAGAAATCTTGCTGTATATGAAAGAATTCACTCTGCTACTATCTGCTGCAAATGTATGCCTGGAccctattatttatttctttctatgcCAGCCATTTAGGGAAATCTTATGTAAGAAATTGCACATCCCATTAAAAGCTCAGAATGACCTAGACATTTCCAGAATCAAAAGAGGAAATACAACACTTGAAAGCACAGAAACTTTGTGA